The following proteins are encoded in a genomic region of Candidatus Cybelea sp.:
- a CDS encoding alkaline phosphatase family protein, with translation MAALVCAGAVSAALAGCGGGSARSPAAPFLPPPPAKQGKHFKHIVIVIQENRTFDNLFATFPGADGTTVGKTHNGGTLRLRPSNLESPISPNNGYSFWLRDWNHGKMNDFDIVPIGRTSGTYVYQYVLPAQIRPYWDLAKQYVLADHLFQTQGSGSFTAHQDLIRGDTAINSTYNLIDFPSGGAGQPWGCDANPGTTTSLITQSGLWKQYQNAGPFPCLTYRTLRDTLDAKSLSWRYYAPAVGESFGGNLWNAFDAIKAVRYGPEWQTNQASPETKVFTDIRRNTLPAVSWVIPDYQNSDHPGDNSDTGPSWVAQVVNAIGESPAWKTTAIVIVWDDWGGWYDHVAPPGERSYGGLGFRVPAIVVSPYAKMGYVSHDEYDFGSIIKFVEGNWDLPSLGTSDKNATSFLDDFFDFTQQPRAFVPIGSKYARAYFLHQRPSNRPVDDE, from the coding sequence TTGGCGGCCCTCGTTTGCGCGGGTGCCGTTTCGGCCGCATTGGCGGGCTGCGGCGGCGGATCGGCGCGCTCGCCCGCGGCCCCTTTCCTGCCGCCGCCTCCGGCAAAGCAGGGTAAGCATTTCAAGCACATCGTCATCGTGATTCAAGAGAACCGCACCTTCGACAATCTCTTCGCCACCTTCCCCGGCGCCGACGGGACAACCGTGGGTAAAACTCATAACGGCGGTACGCTGCGCCTTCGGCCGTCCAATCTCGAGAGTCCGATCTCGCCGAACAACGGCTATTCGTTCTGGCTGCGCGACTGGAACCACGGGAAGATGAACGATTTCGATATCGTGCCAATCGGACGAACGTCGGGAACGTACGTCTATCAGTACGTCCTGCCGGCGCAGATCCGGCCGTACTGGGACTTGGCCAAACAGTACGTGCTCGCCGATCACCTGTTTCAAACGCAAGGCAGCGGCAGTTTTACGGCGCATCAGGATTTGATTCGCGGCGACACGGCGATCAACTCGACATACAACCTTATCGATTTTCCTAGCGGCGGAGCGGGCCAGCCATGGGGCTGCGACGCGAATCCCGGCACCACAACCTCGCTGATCACGCAGAGCGGCCTATGGAAACAGTACCAGAACGCCGGGCCCTTTCCGTGCCTGACGTATCGGACGCTGCGGGACACGCTCGATGCGAAGAGCCTTTCCTGGCGCTATTACGCGCCGGCGGTCGGGGAAAGCTTCGGCGGAAACCTTTGGAACGCGTTCGACGCGATCAAGGCCGTCCGGTACGGGCCTGAATGGCAGACGAATCAAGCGAGCCCTGAGACGAAAGTCTTCACCGATATTCGCCGCAACACGCTCCCGGCCGTTTCCTGGGTAATACCCGACTATCAGAACTCCGATCACCCGGGCGACAATTCAGATACGGGTCCCTCGTGGGTCGCGCAAGTCGTCAACGCCATCGGCGAGAGTCCGGCCTGGAAGACCACGGCGATCGTCATCGTGTGGGACGATTGGGGCGGTTGGTACGATCACGTGGCTCCGCCGGGCGAGCGAAGCTACGGCGGTTTGGGCTTCAGGGTACCGGCGATCGTCGTTTCGCCGTACGCGAAGATGGGTTACGTATCGCACGACGAGTACGATTTCGGCAGCATCATCAAGTTCGTGGAAGGGAACTGGGACCTACCCTCGCTGGGTACTTCGGACAAGAACGCTACCAGCTTCCTCGACGATTTTTTTGACTTTACGCAACAACCTCGCGCGTTCGTTCCCATCGGGTCCAAATACGCGAGAGCGTATTTCCTGCACCAGCGCCCCTCGAACCGGCCCGTCGATGATGAATAA